One genomic window of Panicum hallii strain FIL2 chromosome 6, PHallii_v3.1, whole genome shotgun sequence includes the following:
- the LOC112896974 gene encoding probable glucan endo-1,3-beta-glucosidase A6, translating into MAAATMAPSFSHRAAAVVLLAAALACHLNVVVAVKPECHCPGGRCRGLGVNYGTVADDLPSATRSVQLLRAAGAGAVKIYDANPGILRALAGTGLPVAIMVPNAAIPSLASSRAAAEDWVAANLAPHSPATRVMYLLVGNEVLSNRAIAGSTWRAIVPAMANLHRALRAHGIRKVKLGTTLAMGALSASYPPSAGAFRDDVAEDVIRPLLRFLNATRSFYFVDAYPYFAWAANRDTISLDYALFQGAASSHYVDPGTGLTYTNLLDQMLDAVIAAMGKLGYGNVKLAVSETGWPSGGDAGEAGANVRNAATYNRNLAARMSKNPGTPARPGAKMPVFLFSLYNEDQKPGAGTERHWGLYYPNQTKVYEIDLTGQRPSRSYPPLPPADDTDSSPAWCVLAGGGKAADKKAVQDALDYACQHGSGTCTAIQPGGACYEPDTLDAHASYAFNSYWQQFRNAGGTCFFNGLAETTTKDPSYGSCKFPSSED; encoded by the exons ATGGCGGCCGCCACCATGGCACCGTCATTctcccaccgcgccgccgccgtcgtcctcctcgccgccgccctcgcgtGCCATCTCAATGTCGTCGTCGCCGTCAAGCCCGAGTGCCATTGTCCTG GAGGGAGGTGCCGCGGCCTCGGCGTCAACTATGGCACGGTGGCCGACGACCTCCCCTCGGCGACGCGCTCCGTGCAGCTCCTccgcgcggcgggcgcgggcgccgtgAAGATCTACGACGCCAACCCGGGCATCCTGCGCGCGCTGGCCGGGACGGGGCTGCCGGTCGCCATCATGGTGCCGAACGCGGCCATCCCGTCGCTGgcctcctcccgcgccgccgcggaggacTGGGTGGCCGCCAACCTCGCGCCGCACAGCCCGGCCACGCGGGTGATGTACCTGCTCGTCGGCAACGAGGTGCTCTCCAACCGCGCCATCGCGGGCTCCACGTGGCGGGCCATCGTGCCGGCGATGGCCAACCTACACCGCGCCCTCCGCGCGCACGGGATCCGCAAGGTCAAGCTCGGCACGACGCTCGCCATGGGCGCGCTCTCGGCCTCCTACCCGCCCTCCGCCGGCGCGTTCCGCGACGACGTCGCCGAGGACGTGATCCGGCCGCTGCTCCGGTTCCTGAACGCCACGCGCTCGTTCTACTTCGTCGACGCGTACCCGTACTTCGCGTGGGCGGCCAACCGCGACACCATCTCCCTCGACTACGCGCTCTTCCAGGGCGCGGCGAGCTCCCACTACGTCGACCCCGGCACGGGGCTCACGTACACCAACCTGCTCGATCAAATGCTCGACGCGGTTATCGCCGCCATGGGCAAGCTCGGGTACGGGAACGTGAAGCTGGCCGTCTCGGAGACCGggtggccgagcggcggcgacgcgggcgaGGCCGGCGCCAACGTGCGCAATGCCGCCACGTACAACCGCAACCTCGCCGCGCGGATGTCCAAGAACCCCGGCAcgccggcgcggccgggggCCAAGATGCCGGTGTTCCTCTTCTCGCTCTACAACGAGGACCAGAAGCCCGGGGCGGGCACTGAGCGCCACTGGGGGCTGTACTACCCGAACCAGACCAAGGTCTACGAGATCGACCTCACCGGCCAGCGCCCGTCGCGGTCGtacccgccgctgccgcccgcggaCGACACGGACAGCTCGCCGGCGTGGTGCGtgctggccggcggcggcaaggcggcGGACAAGAAGGCGGTGCAGGACGCGCTGGATTACGCGTGCCAGCACGGGAGCGGGACGTGCACCGCCATCCAGCCCGGCGGCGCGTGCTACGAGCCGGACACGCTGGACGCGCACGCCAGCTACGCGTTCAACTCCTACTGGCAGCAGTTCAGGAACGCTGGGGGCACCTGCTTCTTCAATGGACTTGCAGAGACCACCACCAAAGATCCAA GCTACGGATCATGCAAGTTCCCCAGCTCTGAGGACTAG